The Cardiocondyla obscurior isolate alpha-2009 linkage group LG05, Cobs3.1, whole genome shotgun sequence genomic sequence TACCAGTAGCCTAGTTGAACAACGTAGTATAACGCCTCGTTCTCAGGCAGCCACACCccggtattaattttatcaaatattagtAGCTATTgcatcaaataaattaattaatgtatacaAGTTTGCCACAATAAACGAATACTTTTTTGAGACcatgtaaaatttatcgatACATTCTACTTACtctcaaaaaaatattcgtttacTATGGAACATTCTGTATAACaggaaacatttttaatttataattgtacataagtctattttttttattaaacagatCTCAGGCGGCAACGCCACTTAAGTATAAAAAGGGTGACATAGTGGTTACACCAAGTggaataagaaagaaatacaatGGAAAACAGTGGCGCAGACTTTGTAGTAAAAAGGACTGTAATAAAGAAAGCCAACGAAGGGGATACTGTTCTCGTCATCTTAGCTTAAAAGGATCTGGTCTTAGAGGTCCAACAAACACATTTCCTGGGTAGGAACTCTTTGATTCTTATTTTCGTTTGTTAAGAAAcatattgttataattattttcttttttgcagtGGTAAAATGGATGGCGAAGAAACATCAAGAGATTCCGATACCTCGCCGAATTATGTTGACAGAAGAATAGCGGGTAGATTCGATCAAGACGAGACTGAAGCTGCTAATATGCTTggtattttcttataatttagtaaaatagcttttttaattaaaatgttattatcgattactttaaatataaatttcaaatgttttttaaaCCATTTATGAATTTAgctattttaacaattaattatttatggaTTAAACGCGAATTTATTGTTTCAGTGTCTTTAGGAAGCTCTAGATCGGCTACACCAGCTTTTTCGTCACCGACAGGTCAATCTTCTATATCTCCATGTATAAATCAGTCACCGGTGCCACCGTTGGGACTCAATCAGAATAATGTATTTATGCCTATCTCGAGTCCCGCTCACCATGCGACTCCGCTAATCTCGCCTGGTGCAAAATGGAAGCATTCACCTACGCAATCGAACTTTTTAGTTCAATATCCGCAACAAGTTATAAAGCCCGAACCGAATCGAGTAGACAGAAATCGACCGATTCCTATACCTGCTAGTTTAGGAACAAGCGTGATAAGAATCTCTCCAGTGAGTCGCAGTATGCAACCTGGACAGAATCCAACTTTATCGTGGTCGGAACAAAGTCCACCATCGACGAGACATCCCTCAGTCGTAACGTCGATCGCTCAACAAcagcaaaatataattttgcaacacGCGTTAACGTCGAATAACGATTTTCCCAATCAGACTGAGATACCCGAACAGAATTCACAAATGATAAAACCGTCGTTGTCGCCTCACATGTCTTTGCCCGCTATCTCAGTGCCGCAAAACCTCACACTTGTGCATAAATCGCTAGAGCAACCAGTCGACTACGCACCGTCACCGCAATCCCAGGGCCAGCCGATCTATGTTATGCAGCACGATAAGAAGTATGTCGTAATAAAAAACAGCATGGATATGTCTGCGCCAGCAAGCGCACACATAAGCAATCAGGACGACAAATATCGGCAAGGTTTGATTAATCATCCGGGTCAATTACCGGTATCCACTTTACATCAAGTTCAATGTCAACAACCACCTCAATCGCCTGTGGTTTCATCCGTCCACATTGATAAACTCTCTGTCTTACAACCTGTAAGTTGATacgatatataataaattatttaattattaatttgttatacaGGGTGCCCCATAGGATACGGACACTTTTTCGAGAGTAGGTAGAACTTATCGGGATAAGAAGAAAAGTGCTATGGGACTatgggacactctgtatatatgTGGTCAGGCATATTAACAATAGCGTGACATTGGAATATGCATAGataagtttattatattttacttgttaTTAGGTGAGCAAAGTGAACACACATACAACCGTGCATATGGATATGCAGAGGAATCAGCCGCCGCCTACGAGTGCTGTGATGACATCTACCACAGAGGCATCCAATCCGTCTACTCCAACGAGCGTCTTCCAGCACGTAATTGTTCAGCCAGGACATTTGGTGCAAATTCCAAAAATTCAACCTCCTAGAgaagaaaatgcaaaaaacAACGGTATTCTTTGTAAGTTTTATATTGCTATACGACCACATTGTTACATAACAAATAGCACTTATATTTTGTACTTccaaaaagatattttctctgtaatatataattttccgtAAGCCGTTTTAAAcgtttaagtttaaaaattcgtattacCATTATTTaccattattttttactctttttattctattttatttcacaattttgCAATTGTTTGCAACGATGATGTCATGATACAAGTAAATTTGACTAAATGATAAGGCTTTCACAGATGGCAGCCACGAAGTTCCTCCTGCATACCAGCCCCATCCCCCACCATTACTGAACAATACAGTGCGAAGCTGGAAAAAAGGTTTGAGTTCTGACTGCCAACTGAAATGTATCAAGCCTATGACATTGCTATAAGTTGCAGTTTGTTAATGGTACATAACGCAAgaacatttttgttttattcaaatattataagCACAGGTGCTTAATTATTGTAACGTTTACATCGTCGTAGTTTTCtctgtttatttttttcatttcacacatttttttatgctcTAATGTAATAACATATTATgtcattataatatttttttaaaagtacctcgttatttaaaatttaaaaaattattttttacacaaatatattattcgcatttattgcgaatattttatttcaaataagatatttttagttttttttttccatgtaCCATTGCCAATCTTGCAACAGatgcaataaattaacaaattttatttttatttttaaaattctatttaacaTATACAAATAAGCATTTACGTACAAGAATTTTAATGCTGGGAAAGCTACTTACTAGCGTTGaagtattgaaattaaatatgtatgtacacgttACAGTTGCTGCATTCGATAAAAAtgttgtatattaaataaataatttttaaaatagtaaCGTTAACTTCTATCATTATTTATCACTTCGCCAGTTTAATACCAGCTTTTAATTCttcattttaattcttttcattAATCGACTAATCAATTGTTTCTCTTGGATATACATACAATAGAAAAAACATTTACGTGAAAtccattatattattttatcggcTACTATTCTCACATCATTACTAACCACACTCATCGCAACTAACCCACTAACTTCATTGCAGCTTTTTCCTGGCAGACGACAGTTCTGGAGCAATCAGAGGTGAGCCCTCCTCCTTCTGCTCTGAGTCCACCTCTGAGTGCACCTCCAATTCCAATAAGTATGAGCACGCCTGCTGAAGATGGCCCTGGTCCTGGTTCAGATCCTATAACGCCTGCCGAAGAAGAGGATGATGATGTTTTTGAAGCAGAACCGACACCACCTGCGGAAGTGGAAGCTAACGCTAATAAAAGACGGAGTCAATCGCTTAGTTCTTTGCAGCCACAGACTCCACTGAAAGTGAGTTTGAtcaaatatctttattaattttttattattaagtcCAATAAAATCACGAGAATCTAgctattataatattgataataaattaaattttttataataatatcaatcataattaaattatatttaataacgtcaATTTAATGAGAATATACGTAAGTAAACGCATTTTTATCATAAccttattttcattaattaattaattgcaggCTAAAGACAGAATACGTCGACCCATGAACGCATTTATGATCTTTTCAAAACGGCACCGTGCTGTTGTGCACCAACGTCATCCAAATCAAGATAATCGTACCGTATCCAAGATATTAGGAGAGTGGTGGTATGCTTTGGGACAAGAGGAAAAGCAAAAGTATCACGAGCTTGCTTCGGAAGTAAAAGAAGCACACTTTAAGGCGCATCCGGACTGGAAGTGGTGTAGTAAGGACAGACGGAAATCGTCGACGACTAGCTTTAAAGGAAGCGAGACGGGAAGGACAAAATTGAACAGCACAGGAGAAGAAACGGATGCTCTGCAAGGTTCTTCGTCGGACGACCCATTAGTGATTACGTCTGCCGATGAAATATCTACTCCAATTACTTCCACGTATAAGGAAACGTCCGCTGACATTAAGGTAAGAAGTTTTACGAAAACATTTGTAACaagtgttataaaattaagtgTTTAAAAGAGTGCATCTTAATCGTAATTggaaatttatacaattttaaaaagattcttttttttctgtgtattttcaacataaaaaattaagtatttgccttactgataaaattattgacagataaaaaaaattatgaatgaCGTTATGAATCAGTCCCACACCCAACATCAGATTTCGGAGATTCCTTTGCAAATCGCGGAGACGGACATCAAGCAAGACGATGACACTAATGGATCAGATGACGATCAAATGGTTATCTGCGAAGATCCTCAACCGGAAATAGATCTGAAGTGCAAAGATAAATTGACGGACAGTGATAACGATGCCCAAGATGAGGACGCGGAAAAAAAGTGTTACAATCAATCGCAGTTTTCGGTGAGCGGTCAGAAAAGGGACATGATCAATGTTAAACAAGAAATAACATGCAGGCCTAAACCAATAAAAGGTACTTTCGAGACTCAAACAGATGTAACGTCTGCATGATACGTtacataaattacattttaacaatACGAATCTTGATGTTTATTTAGCTCGGATACCCTCAACAGGTATAGAATCTACAACAAACTATCATCATACTACCATGGATAAAGGCAGTACTGTATCGGTTTTGTCGAGCACGTATCCTTATCACAGTCCTGTCAATCCAACAGGAGTGTCAGGGTTCCAGCCTACCGGTGGTGCTTTCATAACAATGCCGATATCGCCGAAAGTTATTAAGCCTGAACCGGTAAAGGGCGAGCAGCAGTACAGCACGCAGTACAACGTGAATAATCTCGTGAGCATCCACACTGAGAATGGACGGAACATACCCAAATTTACGGCAGCCCCGGTATTACACACTGTAAGTACTACGTACTAAATTAGATAGACGCTTTTGCATACATTTCTTGCGATTCATTTAGACTCATCATATATCGTACATGCGTCATTGAGAGTAGTTATCATTCATCGTGCCGACAAGCCATACGTTTCTCCATGACAGTATCGACGTTATCTCAGCACGGCCGTGCGCTTAAGAAAGTAGTGCGCAcgttttttatcgataatttttgaataaaagattttaGACGGATTCGGAAATTAAGTAACAGATTTAACGATACTAACAGATTGGATCGAAACCTATGATGGCGCTGTTGAAACAACAGCAGCCGCCGTTGCAGTCTTTAGGCACTACTCTTCGCCCCCTTACTTCAACTGTCCCCTATCAACCATCGCTCACTGTAACATTACTCGATAACGATTTGGTGGCTGTTTCCAAACCGCAGCAGGGATCGCAGTACCTTAACCCGACGCCGCCACACTCCAGGATGTACGGTGGTTTCCAAATACCCATCTCTGGTGAGTGCACAGAAGActgttttattctttttcaacTATATTACgtcatataaataatatatttgcgtACAGATGCAGGTAGCCGCAACAATTCGATATCCGTGCAAAGTTTGgtttcgaataataaaatggaAATCCAAAGCGTGATTGTGAGCAAACCTTATTCGACAGCATTATCAACAATCTCTACTACATCGTCTTATCGAGGAATTGGCCATTCCATTGCTCGCCTTGCAGAATCCGAGAACAGTGACAATCAATTGGCTACGAATCACACTCAGTTTTACGGTAATctttttacgaattaattatttttttacacgttgCAATATgcgtaacttttttatttaccttACTTTTTTCTACTACAGTCAGTAATATAAAAacagaagagagaaaaggtcCTGTGAATATTGCTACTCCGACAACAAATGAGATACATAAGCAAGCAGCAACACCtcatacaccgcaaaataatcATGGAAACGGTGATCTCATATCGAATAAATCATACACATTCGATGAAAGTCAGAGTAACGACATACCAAGTAAAGGTCCATTTATGCTTGCTCCTACTCCGGCACAACTGGGTCGAGCGCCATTACAAAGAAGACAATCAATGGGTAAATAATCATgtaaaattactattttttatttcaacatttgTATAtaagacttaattttttaaactacggatttaaaaattaaaaattatttaactagaattttatttagttaaataatttttaattaaagatagtATATAATAGTTTTTCTATCTCtacatatttctataaatttttataaattaattttaggtaattattaagattatCCCCCTCACCTCTGATTTCgtattcttaataattaactatttttatattcaactACTTTTATtccttatttcttttcttcatcGGTCTTTTTCGATCTCTCCTATTTAATAGCAATGCCTCCTGCATCAACGGCAGGAGACCATGGGCCAATGGCAGCGCCACAACATTGCGACAATCGACCACAAACAAATACATCTCAAGTGACAGAGCAAACGCAACAACAAAATTTGACAGAATCTCATACTTCTCCTTCTCCCTCAACTAAGAAGGGCTCCTTTTTCAAGAAAAACGTGGAGGATGGTATGGACAGGTACTAgcaatatattttcatatttataattgttctgttaatgagattaaatatataaattaaattagttcaGATAATGTATTGAGaactgataaaataattgcagagTTCTCGAACAAGTAAACTTCCAAGAAAAATTCTCATCGTTGCCAGAATTCAAACCAGAGGATATACAAAGCCCGAGTGCGATCAGTATAAATACCCCGGGGTCATCTAGCCACAGCAGTGCAGCTTCTATATTACATCCACAAACACCTATGCAGATGCCAGGCTATCGAAAAAAATCCACGCAAGGACCTCATAGGCCCacaagtaattatattaaatagtttttatGCAGTTTTAACCGTACttagatgtaattatattcgtacttatatatatatatatatattcttttttaatagtgAATGAGGATGAGATCGACTCAGATACACCGATATCAGCCACTCCAAAATCTACATCAAGTGTTAAGCTGACAGGCACCACGTTTTTCGGCCCGGATTTTAACGTTGACGCTTATAGAGCTAATAACGATCTAATCGATGTCGATGCCAGCTCTCCGCGTACGCCGAAAACCCCTGGGAGCAGTGCTGGAAATACCGTGCTGGGAATCGGTAGAAGTGACAATGAACGTGGTCATAGAAAGATATTGGAACAACGGAGGCAATTGGTCATGCAATTGTTTCAAGAACACGGTTACTTCCCGACAGCGCAAGCAACTACCACATTTCAACTTAAGCATGTGGATATATTTCCTACTAAGACTAGCTTGCAACTGAAGATTCGAGAAGTGAGGCAAAAACTGAAAGCTAATTCCACACCGAGTGCTAATAGTCTTGTTAGTCCATTGCCAGTCTCTGAATCGTCTCCTGTTGTAACTGGTAAGTTTCTCATTTATTACGACTTGACGAAAAAAGtctaacaaataatttataaatattttttcaggtCCTGCTCCTCCAACATCGATGGGAGTTCCACATTCACTGCCTGTAAGCAGTAGTGGTAGCTAGCACCCACGTGCCAACTGTGATACTATGCATCCCCTTACTCCGCAACATGAATACATCATTATCCTTTGAAGAAGTGTTTACTAGAAAAGTTGTTAGTGTACACTCTCTTTGGAATTTGTAAAGTACTGCAAATGGCTTTagtgcaattttaaattatgataaaGTCTGGTGCGGATGACTTTTAGTGGGCATACTGAGACGTGTCGATATATAAATGTCAATGATCGACTCTCTGTCTGTGTGTGTTCGGATTTTTGTgttcaattattattgaacGATAATGATATGAAAACTGTACATATTTAATAGCTAAATCGTGATGCTTCGGGACAATTTATGTTTTTACGTGCAAACTGGACGTTGCACATAAATACAATTGTACTATACTAAGTACGTACGATGAGTGACGTAAGTATGATGTTCAAACATAGtacgagataaaatttttttttttttaatagaaaataatattacatggCACTGATTCAAAAACGATCGAAAAAGaatcacgataaaaaaatattctattatattttaaaattataaaccgCATTTTTAtgcgcatttttaattatgaaaatgatATTTGTACATCAACACGTCCTGCATAATTCATGAAAGGCCTAAGCCGTTGTTAATTATTgttgaaaatatgaaaattcataggggaaaaaaaaaaaaaaaaaagacaggccgagaaaaaggagaaagagaaaattgtaattggaAACATGCAACATAGAATTAACAAAACATTATGAAATCagagtttatatatataaatatatactttagttatactttatatatatatatatattatatatatatgatatgtGAGTCGGAAAAACTATAGAGTGAAAACTGCACAAAATTGTATGTCATACACTCATCAGAAATGTTTATTTCTTATGTAAATATTATCTTGTAATAATCTTGAGGGAAAGAATATCTGAACAGTTAAAATGTCTGCAACTCTTTATTTGAAGAGTTGTAAAAGCATTGTATTCTTGACTTATAGATTATGATATCGGAGGTAAAAATCGTGCCATTGTGCGGCGACAAAGTAAAGGGAATGTGCATGCGCTATAATTCCCGTATTagtggaaaaataattgttagaTAACTCTTGATATATagtaatatgtaatatgtTTCTCTGACATTATTGAAAGTACTTATTCTATTGTTTTTAGAGCTTTGCTAAGATTCtgtgcaataatttatattttatacgtgtTTTAAAACGGtctttttccatttaattagtttattttattttattattattttttttggcCTTAGATTTAAGCGTTTTTAAGCAggtcgttatttttttctttttttttttttggccgtgacaaatacacattttattattatctttattacaTGTATGAAGTACTTAACatgtattacatatatatgagAGACATTACAAAATCTAATCGTTGATATTCgatatcgatttttaattgtcaACAATTATTGTTTATCATTAACAGTAGCAacgtataaaagtaaaaatgcgTATTTTATCTATATGTATGCGTTGTATACAACGTTGCATacaataaatttgtaaaatatgttgAAAAGAATCCAACTCTCCTGGATTATATCGtgcattttaataagtttactTTATTGTAAGAGAAAAGGTGTAGTGTATCGCATTTGTTTTAACATCCTCTTTTATTGATCCAGCGTTTTCGCTCTTTTTTACGTTGTTAAAGCTCTCAGAATTATCGCATTGAATTTTAGCAAAGATTGTTGAATTTGGCTGTAAAATAGATTATGTAATTAGtaatatgtttataaaaaaaagcgcacTTCGACAAGTTAAAGTCTCGCGCCACGGCACGTATATCATAGTTAGGAATATGAAATAGTGTCTATTCTACATATTTTGTAAATAGAAAATACACTaagtgaaatatatatatatatatatatatatatatatatatatatataatataatatatatatatatatatataatggaGATGGTAGAGCATATGGTATTGTAATTtgtagaattataattatgaaaaaaagtgCAGCAGGCAGGATTAAGTTAGAATAATTGCAGATTATGGGCCTTCATCTGTAGTAGACTTTTGTGCTCGGGACGGTCCTCCCACCCTTCTCCAAAGTTAATCCTTTCCTAAAGCGTTAGGATATTATtgtttgtatataatattataattatatcattatcCTATTatcttttgatttattatcttttaccGAACGTTAAGCGCACTAGCAAATAGCAACGTAAAAAGAGGGAAACTTAAAGCCTGGATTGATCCTGTAATGTTTTCGTATCGCCGATATTACTTAACGTCTTTACTCTATTGATAAGAAATCagctttaaatttatattgcaagccattttaatgtattttaagaCGATTTTTATGATTGCGTTTCATGTAAGCAATCAAAAATTCGAAGGGTAATCGTGTaattgtaaaagtatttttcttttttctctctctcttttttttttttttttttttttaatattttatcatgaaatattttagatacgaGTGCTCAAAtcttattgtattatatttatgctGCATGCCTACACACAAGATCTAgcgaaaatttaatgaatctGTTAAGTATGTTTGTTAATTGTGtctttaattaagaaattatatatcaagcgttccttctctctctcttttttttttttttttttttttacgcaattttcgtaagtatttttaaaaacaacaTATTCAAGATATACACTTTTAGATCTAGATAAGACAGGATCTTAACAGGGTTTGAATATCTCTCACATTCTAGCCCATTTCTCAaagaattaatacaaaaaaaaatactatatatattttgtactggcgtaaactaaaaaaacaaaaaaaaaagcgaactACTTTCCAGTATTTATAAGattcttaaaaatttctttcacatatatatacacatatgtacatgtctatatacatattatatgtgtatgtatatattcatatattctTCCCTCCCTCATTTTGTATGGTGATGAAATACGTTCCGTGATTTAGCAGCCACGAATGTGACTGTGATCTAGGAAAACAGAAGTAAAGTAAAAGTGGCGGCTACTCTACTGACTATTTCTTCACCACTAGACTTCCTGCGTGTAATCCCTTcctctttatattttttccttgATGTATAAACGGATATGCACTAAATCGAGCGCTTCTTTACACCACTCtttgtcattattattagtatttttttttttttttttaattatttgcgttgaatatatttttactgtgCTTAGTCGCCACGCAATTTACCGTAATGTCCAATTATTTCttgtttaattttgaaatatttttaaaactgttatgtaattatatattatcagTCAagattaatgttataaaaatatacgaagcATACAAAAGAGTTAATAccacatataaaaaaaagtcgtgGACGAATGACTCTATGTATCTATGCAGTAAAAACTACATGTTAGACATCGACCCATTGTACGATATACGTGCATATACATGCGTGggataacgaaatataaacacaattataaaaggaaaaaaaaaaatatatatatatatacatatatatatatatacataaatgtataaaacaaattattaaacgcaGTCGCATATGTATGACAttatagtatatattatatgtaggAAAGACAATTATATATCTGGCTGAGGCATTAAAATCTGCACCAATCCAACGAGACAGACAAGTCGGCTTTGTACCTTGAGACGTGATCGATTAATACATACCCCTTATGATCCATTTCAGTGTCGCCAAGCAATATTTCTGGAACGTGTTCTcgaatgtaaattatatcgaCGTCCTCGCGCG encodes the following:
- the Cic gene encoding protein capicua homolog isoform X8, whose translation is MHPAGVTTLPATARHISARSLLSTVRTREVAKMLTAHPEMHEKRDGLGSGQYGAGGGGGTSIEEKPIPEQPPPPPAPPQRDPSDPTISAKKLPKKRKFDPSELEEMDKTSNVTSHINNMVHIRAPTMPLSSQPVLGQQSSLPTTTSRQSPQQQESDGYQVPSAHSVVVLPPQSTAVDYSVREEPSRSRPRLAIDLSEWRDHRVLALRDSYYFPGVIRNVVHGDILIEFDGERKLVRYSDVLGARRYDVIGDASPSLGQVTKDTKVCIRCPIANSHVDATKVFVKGTVCKILTKPYRFVVKIPREDDQSDSYVVKRADLRLVQPPWAEELEEGLEECDPTRVENIEHGYRNTTDAPTAVPILQIHHTSHHTSHISGHNDTSYYRTTGTSPLMTLGTPAHSATALSNGSRPYDDLESEDDLDREDITFPSDADAKLSGSSKRSSMQSRGSTSSLVEQRSITPRSQAATPRSQAATPLKYKKGDIVVTPSGIRKKYNGKQWRRLCSKKDCNKESQRRGYCSRHLSLKGSGLRGPTNTFPGGKMDGEETSRDSDTSPNYVDRRIAGRFDQDETEAANMLVSLGSSRSATPAFSSPTGQSSISPCINQSPVPPLGLNQNNVFMPISSPAHHATPLISPGAKWKHSPTQSNFLVQYPQQVIKPEPNRVDRNRPIPIPASLGTSVIRISPVSRSMQPGQNPTLSWSEQSPPSTRHPSVVTSIAQQQQNIILQHALTSNNDFPNQTEIPEQNSQMIKPSLSPHMSLPAISVPQNLTLVHKSLEQPVDYAPSPQSQGQPIYVMQHDKKYVVIKNSMDMSAPASAHISNQDDKYRQGLINHPGQLPVSTLHQVQCQQPPQSPVVSSVHIDKLSVLQPVSKVNTHTTVHMDMQRNQPPPTSAVMTSTTEASNPSTPTSVFQHVIVQPGHLVQIPKIQPPREENAKNNGILYGSHEVPPAYQPHPPPLLNNTVRSWKKAFSWQTTVLEQSEVSPPPSALSPPLSAPPIPISMSTPAEDGPGPGSDPITPAEEEDDDVFEAEPTPPAEVEANANKRRSQSLSSLQPQTPLKAKDRIRRPMNAFMIFSKRHRAVVHQRHPNQDNRTVSKILGEWWYALGQEEKQKYHELASEVKEAHFKAHPDWKWCSKDRRKSSTTSFKGSETGRTKLNSTGEETDALQGSSSDDPLVITSADEISTPITSTYKETSADIKIKKIMNDVMNQSHTQHQISEIPLQIAETDIKQDDDTNGSDDDQMVICEDPQPEIDLKCKDKLTDSDNDAQDEDAEKKCYNQSQFSVSGQKRDMINVKQEITCRPKPIKARIPSTGIESTTNYHHTTMDKGSTVSVLSSTYPYHSPVNPTGVSGFQPTGGAFITMPISPKVIKPEPVKGEQQYSTQYNVNNLVSIHTENGRNIPKFTAAPVLHTQGSQYLNPTPPHSRMYGGFQIPISDAGSRNNSISVQSLVSNNKMEIQSVIVSKPYSTALSTISTTSSYRGIGHSIARLAESENSDNQLATNHTQFYVSNIKTEERKGPVNIATPTTNEIHKQAATPHTPQNNHGNGDLISNKSYTFDESQSNDIPSKGPFMLAPTPAQLGRAPLQRRQSMAMPPASTAGDHGPMAAPQHCDNRPQTNTSQVTEQTQQQNLTESHTSPSPSTKKGSFFKKNVEDGMDRVLEQVNFQEKFSSLPEFKPEDIQSPSAISINTPGSSSHSSAASILHPQTPMQMPGYRKKSTQGPHRPTMNEDEIDSDTPISATPKSTSSVKLTGTTFFGPDFNVDAYRANNDLIDVDASSPRTPKTPGSSAGNTVLGIGRSDNERGHRKILEQRRQLVMQLFQEHGYFPTAQATTTFQLKHVDIFPTKTSLQLKIREVRQKLKANSTPSANSLVSPLPVSESSPVVTGPAPPTSMGVPHSLPVSSSGS
- the Cic gene encoding protein capicua homolog isoform X3, with product MHPAGVTTLPATARHISARSLLSTVRTREVAKMLTAHPEMHEKRDGLGSGQYGAGGGGGTSIEEKPIPEQPPPPPAPPQRDPSDPTISAKKLPKKRKFDPSELEEMDKTSNVTSHINNMVHIRAPTMPLSSQPVLGQQSSLPTTTSRQSPQQQESDGYQVPSAHSVVVLPPQSTAVDYSVREEPSRSRPRLAIDLSEWRDHRVLALRDSYYFPGVIRNVVHGDILIEFDGERKLVRYSDVLGARRYDVIGDASPSLGQVTKDTKVCIRCPIANSHVDATKVFVKGTVCKILTKPYRFVVKIPREDDQSDSYVVKRADLRLVQPPWAEELEEGLEECDPTRVENIEHGYRNTTDAPTAVPILQIHHTSHHTSHISGHNDTSYYRTTGTSPLMTLGTPAHSATALSNGSRPYDDLESEDDLDREDITFPSDADAKLSGSSKRSSMQSRGSTSSLVEQRSITPRSQAATPRSQAATPLKYKKGDIVVTPSGIRKKYNGKQWRRLCSKKDCNKESQRRGYCSRHLSLKGSGLRGPTNTFPGGKMDGEETSRDSDTSPNYVDRRIAGRFDQDETEAANMLVSLGSSRSATPAFSSPTGQSSISPCINQSPVPPLGLNQNNVFMPISSPAHHATPLISPGAKWKHSPTQSNFLVQYPQQVIKPEPNRVDRNRPIPIPASLGTSVIRISPVSRSMQPGQNPTLSWSEQSPPSTRHPSVVTSIAQQQQNIILQHALTSNNDFPNQTEIPEQNSQMIKPSLSPHMSLPAISVPQNLTLVHKSLEQPVDYAPSPQSQGQPIYVMQHDKKYVVIKNSMDMSAPASAHISNQDDKYRQGLINHPGQLPVSTLHQVQCQQPPQSPVVSSVHIDKLSVLQPVSKVNTHTTVHMDMQRNQPPPTSAVMTSTTEASNPSTPTSVFQHVIVQPGHLVQIPKIQPPREENAKNNGILYGSHEVPPAYQPHPPPLLNNTVRSWKKAFSWQTTVLEQSEVSPPPSALSPPLSAPPIPISMSTPAEDGPGPGSDPITPAEEEDDDVFEAEPTPPAEVEANANKRRSQSLSSLQPQTPLKAKDRIRRPMNAFMIFSKRHRAVVHQRHPNQDNRTVSKILGEWWYALGQEEKQKYHELASEVKEAHFKAHPDWKWCSKDRRKSSTTSFKGSETGRTKLNSTGEETDALQGSSSDDPLVITSADEISTPITSTYKETSADIKIKKIMNDVMNQSHTQHQISEIPLQIAETDIKQDDDTNGSDDDQMVICEDPQPEIDLKCKDKLTDSDNDAQDEDAEKKCYNQSQFSVSGQKRDMINVKQEITCRPKPIKGIESTTNYHHTTMDKGSTVSVLSSTYPYHSPVNPTGVSGFQPTGGAFITMPISPKVIKPEPVKGEQQYSTQYNVNNLVSIHTENGRNIPKFTAAPVLHTIGSKPMMALLKQQQPPLQSLGTTLRPLTSTVPYQPSLTVTLLDNDLVAVSKPQQGSQYLNPTPPHSRMYGGFQIPISDAGSRNNSISVQSLVSNNKMEIQSVIVSKPYSTALSTISTTSSYRGIGHSIARLAESENSDNQLATNHTQFYVSNIKTEERKGPVNIATPTTNEIHKQAATPHTPQNNHGNGDLISNKSYTFDESQSNDIPSKGPFMLAPTPAQLGRAPLQRRQSMAMPPASTAGDHGPMAAPQHCDNRPQTNTSQVTEQTQQQNLTESHTSPSPSTKKGSFFKKNVEDGMDRVLEQVNFQEKFSSLPEFKPEDIQSPSAISINTPGSSSHSSAASILHPQTPMQMPGYRKKSTQGPHRPTMNEDEIDSDTPISATPKSTSSVKLTGTTFFGPDFNVDAYRANNDLIDVDASSPRTPKTPGSSAGNTVLGIGRSDNERGHRKILEQRRQLVMQLFQEHGYFPTAQATTTFQLKHVDIFPTKTSLQLKIREVRQKLKANSTPSANSLVSPLPVSESSPVVTGPAPPTSMGVPHSLPVSSSGS